Proteins encoded within one genomic window of Leucoraja erinacea ecotype New England chromosome 24, Leri_hhj_1, whole genome shotgun sequence:
- the LOC129708992 gene encoding pepsin A-like, which produces MKSLILALVCLQLSDAIIYRVPLIKGKSARDALREQGLLDDFLREHYSDPCAKFDGLTGVATLSTTEPMINYLDMSYYGTISLGNPPQSFTVIFDTGSSNLWVPSVYCSDAPCMSHKRFRPSSSSTYRSNNERVAIQYGTGSMTGVLGYDTLRVADITIRGQELGLSLTEPGGFFNYVKFDGILGMGYQSLSAEGATTVLHNMISQNLLSEPLFSVYLTRGDGESGSEIIFGGVDPSHYQGSINWVPVTHQAYWQIEIQRVTVNGQVVACSEGCPAIVDTGTSLLVGPTSAITNIQQAIGATPGSYGQYSINCNDLSSMPDVVFTINGYDFTLPASAYALKSTYYNQVSCMSGFGDTGSNLWILGDVFIGEYYSIFDRGNNRVGLAKAV; this is translated from the exons ATGAAGTCACTGATCTTAGCTCTCGTTTGCCTGCAGCTCTCTGATGCTATTATCTACAG GGTTCCCTTGATTAAGGGGAAATCTGCCCGGGATGCTCTTCGGGAGCAGGGATTACTGGACGACTTCCTGAGGGAACATTATTCCGATCCCTGCGCAAAGTTTGATGGCCTCACCGGCGTGGCAACCCTGTCAACAACAGAACCTATGATCAACTACCTGGAC ATGTCTTATTATGGAACAATCAGCCTTGGTAATCCTCCACAAAGCTTCACCGTCATCTTTGACACTGGTTCATCCAACCTCTGGGTCCCCTCTGTCTATTGCAGCGACGCTCCCTGCA TGAGCCACAAGAGATTCAGGCCGTCCTCCTCCTCGACCTACCGTTCCAATAACGAGCGCGTTGCCATCCAATACGGAACTGGGAGCATGACGGGAGTATTGGGATACGACACACTGAGA GTTGCTGACATCACCATCCGCGGCCAGGAACTGGGTTTAAGTTTGACTGAACCTGGCGGATTCTTCAACTATGTCAAATTTGATGGTATCTTGGGCATGGGCTACCAGTCTCTCTCCGCAGAGGGTGCCACCACTGTGCTACACAACATGATCTCTCAGAATCTTCTCTCCGAGCCCCTCTTCTCCGTCTACTTGACAAG AGGAGATGGTGAGTCTGGAAGTGAAATCATTTTTGGTGGAGTTGACCCCAGCCACTACCAAGGCTCAATCAACTGGGTACCTGTCACACATCAAGCTTACTGGCAGATCGAGATCCAAAG AGTGACTGTCAACGGGCAGGTGGTGGCTTGCAGCGAGGGTTGCCCCGCCATTGTAGATACCGGCACCTCCCTCCTTGTTGGACCCACCAGCGCCATCACCAACATCCAACAGGCAATCGGAGCCACACCTGGTTCCTATGGCCAG TACTCCATAAACTGCAATGATCTCAGCAGCATGCCTGATGTGGTCTTCACCATCAATGGATACGATTTCACTCTTCCCGCTAGCGCCTACGCACTCAAG AGCACCTACTACAACCAGGTTAGCTGCATGAGCGGATTTGGTGACACCGGCTCGAACCTCTGGATTCTGGGCGACGTCTTCATTGGCGAGTACTACTCCATCTTCGACCGTGGAAACAACCGCGTGGGTCTGGCCAAGGCCGTTTAA